From the Streptomyces camelliae genome, one window contains:
- a CDS encoding AfsR/SARP family transcriptional regulator, translating to MTKPEQPSVRFNILGTLECLTSDGKQLPTGGTVQERVLVLLLLSPDRVLPVSRLVDAVWDEEPPATAAHQVRKAVAELRRRIPGGRELIVTEGPGYRIALEPGQSDLAVFSDLLGQARDQAAADLPESAVDTLREALALWRGPVLVGAGGSVITTASAALEDRRLAALELFFELRLGLGETGELVGDLRDLVAAHPYQETLCGQLMLALYRSGRQSEALAEYTRMRDALVDELGVDPDGRLTALYEGILRNSPELAAPPRRKRTALPAEAGTAAPARHTPSVPAAPVAPAPLPAAAPTNHPHRCTLPYDLPDFTGRKRELQLMLADPDEPDGWPGSRIMAIDGMGGSGKTSLAIRVAHRLAGQYPDAHLYLDLRGYTPGESPLSPGAVAEGLLRMLDVPGDRIPDDEAGRIALWRTTATQYRLLLLLDNAIDSAQIQPLLPASADVLVLITSRARLVDLDGVEWISLGGMPPEDSTALVSRTLGEERTSAEPQAVGELVELCAHLPLALRIAAARLRNRPRWTVQYLVDRLGDETRRLDELRSGTRGVTATLNLTYQGLSPAHQAAFQLLDSHPGAEFDPYSAAALLDTDPAKAEEVLEHLLDTHLMQQFETGRYVFHDLVRSFAKWLRGQAGEDPAEVDQRAVERLLDYYVAATEAACDVAFPGRAPFAPEPDGTPRATVVLPALHDPVRVRQWLDREEENLLAAVRLAQRRDLHRHSAELSRNVVFQLDTRGRFEEFREVAGIAVAASRELGNRYLLALSLSNLAVADWKLGRFTEGLATAQESLELSVRLRDQRGEAKSTGMLGLLLATLGRFGEALPQLEQSIALKRQLGTPRAEAESLTNLSSLFEHMGRHAEAAATAQRSVELNQHIGARENEIVALTDLALAYLGLGRDDDARTCLDRALGLCDESAPLGDSALVLALSARVRHGRRAPGQAAADAEAAAYEEQALKLTRGPCAPIRQAAVWNILGALRHQSGDHAEARQLHSDAHRIASAVGYRIEVVRALSGLADVLAAQGDSASAEAYRSEAAELLKAMNESAARLGS from the coding sequence GTGACAAAGCCGGAACAGCCGTCGGTCCGGTTCAACATCCTCGGCACGCTCGAATGCCTGACCAGCGACGGGAAACAGCTGCCGACCGGCGGCACGGTGCAAGAACGCGTCCTGGTCCTGCTGCTCCTCTCCCCGGACCGCGTACTGCCGGTCAGCCGGCTGGTCGATGCCGTCTGGGACGAGGAGCCGCCGGCCACCGCCGCGCACCAGGTGCGCAAGGCCGTCGCCGAACTGCGGCGGCGCATCCCCGGCGGCCGGGAGCTGATCGTCACCGAGGGACCGGGCTACCGGATCGCGCTCGAACCGGGCCAGTCGGACCTGGCCGTCTTCTCCGACCTGTTGGGCCAGGCCCGTGACCAGGCCGCGGCCGACCTCCCCGAGAGCGCGGTGGACACGCTGCGCGAGGCGCTGGCGCTGTGGCGTGGGCCGGTCCTGGTCGGGGCCGGCGGATCGGTGATCACGACGGCGTCGGCGGCCCTGGAAGACCGGCGGCTGGCGGCCCTGGAGCTGTTCTTCGAACTGCGGCTGGGACTCGGCGAGACCGGAGAGCTGGTCGGTGACCTGCGGGACCTGGTCGCGGCGCACCCGTACCAGGAGACCCTGTGCGGGCAGCTGATGCTGGCCCTGTACCGGTCCGGGCGCCAGTCGGAGGCCCTCGCGGAGTACACCCGGATGCGCGACGCGCTCGTCGACGAGCTGGGGGTGGATCCGGACGGGCGGCTGACCGCGCTGTACGAGGGGATCCTGCGCAACAGTCCCGAACTCGCCGCCCCACCGCGCCGCAAGCGCACAGCCCTGCCCGCCGAGGCCGGGACGGCCGCCCCGGCGCGGCACACACCGTCCGTTCCGGCGGCCCCGGTGGCCCCCGCGCCCCTCCCGGCGGCGGCGCCGACGAACCATCCGCACCGGTGCACGCTGCCGTACGACCTGCCGGACTTCACGGGCCGCAAACGGGAACTGCAACTGATGCTGGCCGACCCGGACGAGCCGGACGGCTGGCCCGGCTCCCGCATCATGGCGATCGACGGGATGGGCGGCAGCGGCAAGACCTCCCTGGCCATCCGGGTCGCCCACCGGCTGGCCGGCCAGTACCCGGACGCCCACCTCTACCTCGATCTGCGCGGCTACACGCCCGGCGAATCGCCCCTGTCACCGGGCGCCGTCGCCGAGGGACTGCTGCGCATGCTCGACGTACCCGGCGACCGGATCCCGGACGACGAGGCGGGCCGTATCGCGCTGTGGCGGACCACCGCGACGCAGTACCGGCTGCTCCTGCTCCTGGACAACGCGATCGACAGCGCCCAGATCCAGCCGCTGCTGCCGGCGTCCGCCGACGTCCTCGTGCTGATCACCAGCCGGGCCCGGCTGGTCGACCTGGACGGTGTCGAGTGGATATCGCTCGGCGGCATGCCGCCCGAGGACAGCACGGCGCTGGTCTCCCGGACGCTCGGCGAGGAACGTACGTCCGCCGAACCCCAGGCGGTCGGCGAACTGGTCGAGCTGTGCGCCCACTTGCCGCTCGCCCTGCGGATAGCGGCGGCCAGGCTGCGCAACCGGCCGCGGTGGACCGTGCAGTATCTGGTCGACCGGCTGGGCGACGAGACCCGCCGACTGGACGAACTGCGCTCCGGGACGCGCGGCGTCACCGCCACGCTGAACCTGACCTACCAGGGCCTGAGCCCGGCGCACCAGGCGGCCTTCCAACTGCTCGACAGCCACCCCGGCGCGGAGTTCGACCCGTACAGCGCCGCCGCGCTGCTCGACACCGATCCCGCCAAGGCCGAAGAGGTCCTCGAACACCTGCTGGACACGCACCTCATGCAGCAGTTCGAGACCGGCCGCTACGTCTTCCACGACCTGGTGCGCAGCTTCGCCAAATGGCTGAGAGGCCAGGCCGGCGAGGACCCCGCCGAGGTCGACCAGCGCGCCGTGGAGCGGCTGTTGGACTACTACGTGGCGGCGACGGAGGCGGCCTGCGACGTCGCGTTCCCGGGGCGGGCCCCCTTCGCCCCGGAGCCGGACGGCACCCCCCGCGCCACCGTCGTGCTGCCCGCGCTGCACGACCCCGTCCGCGTCCGGCAGTGGCTGGACCGCGAGGAGGAGAACCTGCTGGCGGCCGTCAGACTCGCGCAGCGCCGCGACCTGCACCGGCACTCCGCCGAGCTTTCCCGCAATGTGGTCTTCCAGCTCGACACCCGGGGACGCTTCGAGGAGTTCCGCGAGGTCGCGGGCATCGCCGTCGCCGCTTCCCGGGAGCTGGGCAACCGGTACCTGCTGGCGCTGAGCCTGTCCAACCTGGCCGTCGCCGACTGGAAGCTGGGCCGGTTCACCGAAGGGCTGGCCACCGCCCAGGAGAGCCTGGAGCTGTCGGTACGATTACGGGACCAGCGGGGCGAGGCGAAGAGCACCGGGATGCTCGGGCTGCTGCTGGCCACCCTGGGCCGGTTCGGCGAGGCGCTGCCCCAGCTCGAACAGTCCATAGCCCTCAAGAGGCAGCTCGGCACCCCGCGCGCCGAGGCCGAGTCCCTGACCAACCTCAGCTCCCTCTTCGAGCACATGGGCCGGCATGCCGAAGCGGCCGCCACGGCCCAGCGCTCCGTCGAGCTCAACCAGCACATCGGCGCCCGGGAGAACGAGATCGTGGCGCTGACCGACCTGGCACTCGCCTATCTCGGCCTCGGCAGGGACGACGACGCGCGCACCTGCCTGGACCGGGCGCTGGGACTCTGCGACGAGTCGGCGCCGCTGGGCGACAGCGCCCTGGTCCTCGCCCTCTCCGCCCGGGTGCGGCACGGTCGGCGGGCTCCCGGGCAGGCGGCGGCCGACGCGGAAGCGGCGGCGTACGAGGAACAGGCACTGAAGCTGACCCGCGGGCCCTGCGCGCCGATCCGGCAGGCGGCCGTCTGGAACATCCTCGGGGCTCTCCGCCACCAAAGCGGCGACCACGCCGAAGCGCGGCAGCTGCACTCCGACGCACACCGGATCGCCTCGGCCGTGGGCTACCGCATCGAGGTCGTGCGAGCTTTGAGCGGTCTGGCCGATGTACTGGCGGCGCAAGGAGACAGCGCGTCCGCCGAGGCCTATCGGAGCGAGGCGGCCGAGCTGCTGAAAGCGATGAACGAGTCGGCGGCCCGGCTCGGCTCGTGA
- a CDS encoding tautomerase family protein → MPVITVDWWQGNDRERRADLVSELAATASRVTGCPIDDVTVIVRDCEPGHASGLRDGRSRTACPGANGFGEMGLGQGSPC, encoded by the coding sequence GTGCCTGTGATCACCGTTGATTGGTGGCAGGGGAACGACCGGGAACGCCGGGCGGACCTCGTGTCCGAGCTGGCCGCCACCGCCTCCCGGGTGACCGGGTGTCCGATCGACGACGTGACCGTCATCGTGCGGGACTGCGAGCCCGGCCATGCCTCCGGGCTGCGCGACGGCCGCTCCAGAACCGCGTGCCCCGGTGCGAACGGCTTCGGTGAGATGGGCCTGGGGCAGGGCAGTCCCTGCTGA
- a CDS encoding amidohydrolase family protein, translating to MIIDAHSHVHDPLNTHIDLLDEAGVDRAVLFATRPHPERADDLASLRREMNALAGATGGRANGRDGYQTAWQELDAAVAAHPDRFIGFRSLRLDLPAEQITADVERDVVGRGFRGIGELTPPPGQASRIEPVLRAAADHGQLPVVVHGAAPTTKGDLTTLAGLARRYPTVPLVISQLGGAHWLTAIEVVRDTPNMFLELSTADIIFAVRLAINEVPDRTLFGSDAPYGDPVLARMTVERVTRPGTLRDRVLGDTLAELLGL from the coding sequence GTGATCATCGATGCGCACAGCCATGTCCACGACCCCCTGAACACCCACATCGACCTGCTAGATGAAGCAGGAGTGGATCGCGCTGTCCTGTTCGCCACCCGGCCACATCCGGAACGGGCCGACGACCTGGCCTCGTTGCGACGCGAGATGAACGCACTGGCCGGTGCGACCGGCGGCCGCGCCAACGGCCGCGACGGCTACCAGACCGCATGGCAGGAACTCGACGCCGCTGTCGCAGCACATCCTGACCGATTCATCGGCTTCCGTTCCCTCAGGCTCGACCTGCCCGCCGAGCAGATCACCGCGGATGTCGAACGAGACGTGGTCGGCCGGGGCTTCCGTGGCATCGGTGAGCTGACCCCGCCCCCCGGCCAGGCCAGCCGGATCGAGCCGGTCCTGCGCGCAGCCGCCGATCATGGTCAGCTCCCGGTGGTAGTGCACGGAGCCGCACCGACCACCAAGGGCGACCTGACCACCCTGGCCGGCCTCGCGCGCCGCTATCCGACCGTTCCCCTGGTGATCAGCCAACTCGGCGGCGCACACTGGCTGACCGCAATCGAGGTAGTACGGGACACCCCGAACATGTTCCTGGAGCTGTCGACGGCCGACATCATCTTCGCAGTCCGACTGGCGATTAACGAAGTACCCGACCGCACGCTCTTCGGCTCGGACGCCCCCTACGGCGACCCGGTTCTCGCCCGCATGACCGTCGAACGCGTCACCCGCCCAGGAACACTGCGCGACCGCGTCCTCGGTGACACTCTCGCCGAGCTGCTTGGACTCTGA
- a CDS encoding MerR family transcriptional regulator, producing the protein MLIGQLARRTGTSERRLRYYERVGLLTPRRQVNGYRDYDDDAEQTVAQVRALLAAGLPTHVIRQVLPCALADGSLRPCPGVVDTLRSQLARLDQRADELARARQTLQQAIALAERAG; encoded by the coding sequence ATGCTGATCGGACAGTTGGCGAGGCGGACCGGGACGAGCGAGCGCCGGCTTCGCTACTACGAACGCGTCGGGCTGCTGACCCCGAGGCGGCAGGTCAACGGGTACCGCGACTACGACGACGATGCCGAGCAGACGGTCGCGCAAGTCCGTGCCTTGTTGGCTGCGGGACTACCGACCCATGTGATCCGGCAGGTGCTGCCCTGCGCGCTCGCCGACGGTTCACTGCGGCCATGCCCGGGAGTGGTGGACACCCTGCGCAGCCAGCTCGCCCGTCTTGATCAGCGCGCGGACGAGCTGGCTCGGGCGCGACAGACACTGCAACAGGCCATCGCGCTCGCCGAACGAGCCGGCTAA
- a CDS encoding transposase encodes MHTLYDKGVQIDVIAKTLGLDRKTVRRYAHAATPDDASRGTGSRRYGQIHAYSPYLCRRWNEGCTDAARLHAEIVELGYRGSKRTVRRHLQQIRASGKPAPDKPKELTVRKVTWLITAHPDKTDEGNALKLKQLLAHCPELEFVTDCVRDFAQMMTERRGSELESWLTLAENTGLKPLQSLARGLRQDFDAVTAELTLEWSSGKVEGNVNRVKRIKRDSYGRAGFDLLRRQILFAD; translated from the coding sequence GTGCATACCCTCTACGACAAGGGCGTGCAGATCGACGTCATTGCCAAAACCCTCGGTCTCGACCGCAAGACCGTGCGCCGCTACGCACACGCCGCCACTCCTGACGATGCCTCCCGCGGAACCGGCTCCCGCCGCTACGGCCAAATCCACGCCTACTCGCCCTATCTGTGCCGACGTTGGAACGAGGGGTGCACGGACGCGGCACGGCTTCATGCGGAGATCGTCGAGCTCGGCTACCGCGGCAGCAAGCGGACTGTCCGCCGTCACCTGCAACAGATCCGGGCCAGCGGCAAACCCGCACCCGACAAGCCCAAGGAGCTGACCGTCCGGAAAGTCACCTGGCTGATCACCGCGCACCCCGACAAGACCGACGAGGGCAACGCGCTCAAGCTCAAGCAACTCCTGGCCCACTGCCCGGAATTGGAATTCGTCACCGACTGTGTGCGCGACTTCGCGCAGATGATGACCGAGCGCCGCGGCAGCGAGCTTGAGAGCTGGCTCACCCTCGCTGAGAACACCGGGCTGAAGCCGCTGCAGAGCCTGGCCCGCGGCCTACGGCAGGACTTCGACGCTGTGACTGCCGAGCTCACCTTGGAGTGGAGCTCGGGCAAGGTCGAAGGCAACGTCAATAGGGTGAAACGGATCAAAAGGGATAGCTACGGCCGGGCCGGATTCGACCTGCTTCGCCGCCAAATCCTCTTCGCAGATTGA
- a CDS encoding SDR family oxidoreductase — translation MTTADEKPLFDAARPVTLVTGVGRSIGIGAGIARRLAEAGWNVAFTYWTPYDARMAWGVEPDAADTIAKALEEQGANTVAIEADLTGPEAPARVFDQAQGRLGNVTALVMCHCESVASGLLDTTLESFDRHFAVNARASWLLIREFGRRFQGTQGTGRVIALTSDHTVGNLPYGASKGALDRITLAAAHEFAHLGITANVINPGPIDTGWMSDDIRDHALRQTPLGRLGSPQDTADLVEFLCSPQGQWINGQLLKSNGGFAS, via the coding sequence GTGACGACTGCTGATGAGAAGCCGCTGTTCGACGCCGCCAGGCCGGTCACGTTGGTGACCGGCGTCGGCCGGTCCATCGGGATCGGTGCGGGGATCGCCCGTCGACTGGCCGAAGCGGGCTGGAATGTCGCCTTCACCTACTGGACGCCCTACGACGCGCGCATGGCCTGGGGCGTCGAGCCTGACGCCGCGGACACCATCGCCAAGGCCCTGGAAGAGCAGGGCGCCAACACGGTGGCGATCGAGGCGGACCTCACCGGTCCTGAGGCCCCAGCGCGAGTCTTTGACCAAGCTCAGGGCCGCCTCGGCAACGTCACCGCGTTGGTGATGTGTCACTGCGAGTCGGTGGCCTCCGGCCTGCTCGACACCACCCTGGAGAGCTTCGACCGCCACTTCGCGGTCAACGCGCGTGCCTCCTGGCTGCTGATCCGTGAGTTCGGCCGACGCTTCCAAGGAACCCAGGGAACTGGACGCGTGATCGCCCTCACCAGCGACCACACCGTTGGCAACCTCCCCTACGGGGCGAGCAAGGGCGCACTCGACCGCATCACCCTGGCCGCTGCCCACGAATTCGCTCACCTCGGGATCACCGCCAACGTGATCAACCCCGGCCCGATCGACACCGGCTGGATGTCCGACGACATCCGCGACCACGCACTGCGCCAGACACCGCTGGGACGTCTGGGCAGCCCGCAGGACACCGCTGACCTGGTGGAGTTCCTGTGCTCACCGCAAGGGCAGTGGATCAACGGGCAACTACTGAAGAGCAACGGTGGCTTCGCCAGCTGA
- a CDS encoding ISL3 family transposase, which yields MLWTALSHLKSVVVDEITVGDEAVAVAARATSPEAPCPGCGCRSSRIHGRYHRRLADLAVAGRKVVIDLVVRRFLCETPECGRRPFVDQVEGLTERFARRTPVLRRTLERLALALTGRPAARLAAHLSIPTSANSLLRLLGKLPDKNPGTAPRVLGVDDFAFKKGHVYGTILMDMETGARVDVLPDRTSETLIAWLRDHPGVEIVCRDWASAYAEAVRTVCPDATQVADRFHLWKNLCEAVEKCVGEHRRCLVEPTEDMTADTADVEAGTAADDEQSSRLVDELRENRVAVPV from the coding sequence GTGCTCTGGACCGCCTTATCCCACCTGAAGTCGGTTGTGGTGGACGAGATCACGGTGGGCGACGAAGCGGTGGCCGTCGCGGCGCGGGCGACGAGTCCAGAGGCACCCTGCCCAGGGTGCGGTTGCAGGTCCAGCCGAATTCACGGGCGATACCACCGGCGTTTGGCCGATCTGGCGGTGGCAGGGCGGAAGGTCGTCATAGACCTTGTGGTCCGGCGGTTCCTATGCGAGACGCCGGAGTGCGGTCGCCGGCCGTTCGTCGATCAGGTAGAAGGGCTAACCGAGCGGTTCGCGCGTCGCACACCGGTCTTACGCCGGACGCTGGAGAGGCTCGCGCTGGCACTGACCGGGCGCCCCGCGGCCCGGCTGGCCGCGCACCTATCGATCCCCACCAGCGCGAACTCCCTGCTCAGGCTGCTGGGCAAGCTCCCGGACAAGAACCCCGGCACGGCCCCGCGGGTCCTGGGCGTGGACGACTTCGCCTTCAAGAAGGGCCACGTCTACGGGACAATCCTGATGGACATGGAGACCGGCGCGCGTGTGGACGTGTTGCCCGACCGCACATCGGAGACGCTCATAGCCTGGCTGCGCGACCATCCCGGCGTGGAGATCGTGTGCCGGGACTGGGCCAGCGCCTACGCCGAGGCCGTCCGCACAGTCTGTCCCGACGCCACGCAGGTCGCAGACAGGTTTCATCTATGGAAGAACCTGTGCGAGGCAGTAGAGAAGTGCGTTGGCGAACATCGCAGGTGTCTCGTCGAGCCCACCGAAGACATGACCGCCGACACCGCCGACGTGGAGGCCGGCACGGCAGCCGACGACGAGCAATCGTCAAGACTTGTGGATGAGCTGAGGGAAAATCGGGTTGCCGTTCCCGTGTAG
- the lspA gene encoding signal peptidase II, which translates to MERIITTHNASQSQPETATRAVGNRTLALTALLTAAVLTYALDLGSKLVAVSRLEGQEPVAIAGHVLTLQVFRNSGAAFSSGQTFTAVFTAIAIAVVVVITRAARRLQSLPWAVALGLMLGGALGNLTDRIFRAPAVFRGHVVDFISVEHFAVFNLADSGIVCGGALMVLMSIRGTSLDGSAPQDRQGRSILSPR; encoded by the coding sequence ATGGAGCGGATCATTACTACCCACAATGCCTCGCAATCCCAGCCCGAGACCGCAACACGTGCTGTTGGCAACCGCACACTGGCTCTGACCGCTCTGCTGACGGCGGCCGTTCTCACCTATGCCTTGGATCTCGGCAGCAAGCTTGTGGCTGTCTCGCGGTTGGAAGGCCAAGAGCCCGTTGCCATAGCGGGCCACGTGCTTACGCTGCAAGTGTTCCGTAACTCGGGTGCGGCTTTCAGCAGCGGCCAGACCTTCACTGCAGTATTCACGGCGATTGCGATCGCGGTTGTCGTGGTCATCACGCGTGCCGCGCGTAGGCTTCAGAGCCTTCCCTGGGCCGTCGCCCTGGGCCTGATGCTCGGGGGCGCGCTCGGCAATCTCACTGACCGGATCTTCCGGGCGCCCGCGGTCTTTCGCGGGCACGTCGTCGACTTCATCTCCGTCGAGCACTTCGCGGTGTTCAACCTCGCCGATTCGGGCATTGTCTGCGGCGGTGCCCTGATGGTCCTCATGTCGATCCGGGGTACTTCCCTGGACGGCTCAGCCCCGCAGGATCGGCAGGGCCGGAGCATTCTCTCCCCGCGGTGA
- a CDS encoding IS3 family transposase (programmed frameshift), with product MPKPYPEEFRQDVVRVARNRGPGVTVEQVATDFGVHPMTLWKWMRRADIDDGPKPGVTSHESAELREARRRIKLLEQENEVLRRAAAYLSQAHLPKRIYPLVKELAVDGVPVTVTCRVLKLARQPYYRWLDKPMADAVLEEAYRANALFDAHREDPEFGYRFLADEARSAGARMADRTAWRICRDNNWWSVFGKKRGRGRKAGPPVHDDLVSRSFTATGPNRLWLADITEHATAEGKLYLCAIKDVFSNRIVGYSIDARMKSRLAVTALDNAVARREHVDGCILHSDRGSQFRSRKFVRALDRHRMVGSIGRVGAAGDNAAMESFFSLLQKNVLDRRSWTTREELRIAIVTWIERTYHRRRRQASLGWLTPVEYETVMTTPALQAA from the exons GTGCCCAAGCCCTATCCGGAAGAGTTCCGCCAAGACGTCGTGCGAGTCGCGAGGAACCGCGGCCCGGGTGTCACGGTCGAGCAGGTGGCCACCGATTTCGGGGTCCACCCGATGACGTTGTGGAAGTGGATGCGCCGGGCGGACATCGATGACGGGCCCAAGCCCGGGGTGACCAGCCACGAGAGCGCGGAACTGCGGGAAGCGCGTCGGCGGATCAAGCTGCTGGAGCAGGAGAACGAGGTCCTGCGCCGGGCCGCGGCATATCTCTCGCAGGCGCATCTGCCG AAAAGGATCTACCCGCTCGTAAAAGAGCTGGCCGTGGACGGGGTGCCCGTCACGGTGACGTGCCGGGTGCTGAAGCTCGCCAGACAGCCCTACTACCGCTGGCTCGACAAGCCGATGGCCGACGCCGTACTGGAGGAGGCGTACCGCGCGAACGCACTGTTCGACGCTCACCGCGAGGACCCGGAATTCGGCTACCGCTTCCTGGCCGATGAAGCGCGTAGTGCCGGGGCTCGGATGGCGGACCGGACCGCGTGGCGGATCTGCCGGGACAACAACTGGTGGAGCGTGTTCGGCAAGAAGCGTGGCCGGGGCAGGAAGGCCGGCCCGCCGGTGCACGACGATCTCGTGAGCCGCAGCTTCACCGCGACCGGCCCGAACCGGCTGTGGCTCGCCGACATCACCGAACACGCCACCGCCGAAGGCAAGTTGTACCTCTGCGCGATCAAGGATGTCTTCAGCAACAGGATCGTGGGCTACTCCATCGACGCGCGGATGAAGTCCCGCCTGGCCGTGACCGCCCTGGACAACGCCGTGGCCCGACGGGAACACGTCGACGGGTGCATCCTGCACAGCGATCGCGGCTCGCAGTTCCGGTCCCGGAAGTTCGTCCGGGCCCTCGATCGCCACCGGATGGTCGGATCGATAGGGAGAGTCGGGGCGGCCGGCGACAACGCGGCCATGGAGTCCTTCTTCAGTCTGCTGCAGAAGAACGTCCTCGACCGCCGGAGCTGGACCACCCGCGAGGAGTTGCGGATCGCGATCGTGACCTGGATCGAGAGGACCTACCACCGACGCCGCCGACAGGCCTCGCTCGGCTGGCTGACACCTGTCGAATACGAAACCGTCATGACCACACCGGCCCTCCAGGCTGCGTAA
- the ykgO gene encoding type B 50S ribosomal protein L36, translating to MKVRKSLRSLKNKPGAQVVRRHGVTYVINKKDPRFKARQG from the coding sequence ATGAAGGTACGCAAGTCGTTGCGCTCGCTCAAGAACAAGCCCGGCGCCCAGGTGGTCCGCCGGCACGGCGTGACATACGTGATCAACAAGAAGGACCCGCGCTTCAAGGCCCGCCAGGGCTGA
- a CDS encoding type B 50S ribosomal protein L31, which translates to MRHGIHPVSRPVLFRDRAAGFELLVPSTAAAQHTVQWKDGNTYPVVDVEVSSASHPFYTGTSRVVDTAGRLQRFERRYKSTTRAGR; encoded by the coding sequence ATGAGGCATGGCATCCACCCCGTTTCTCGCCCCGTCCTCTTCCGCGACCGCGCGGCCGGCTTCGAACTGCTCGTCCCCTCCACCGCCGCCGCGCAGCACACGGTCCAGTGGAAGGACGGCAACACCTATCCCGTCGTCGACGTCGAGGTCTCGTCGGCGAGCCACCCCTTCTACACCGGCACCTCCCGCGTCGTCGACACAGCGGGACGGCTCCAGCGGTTCGAGCGGCGCTACAAAAGCACCACTCGGGCCGGCCGTTGA
- the rpmG gene encoding 50S ribosomal protein L33 translates to MARSTTRPVVKLRSTAGTGVTYVTRKNRQNDPDRLVLRKYDPKAGAHVLFREER, encoded by the coding sequence ATGGCACGCAGCACCACGCGGCCCGTCGTGAAGCTGAGGTCGACTGCCGGCACCGGCGTCACCTACGTGACCCGCAAGAACCGCCAGAACGACCCCGACCGGCTGGTCCTGCGCAAGTACGACCCGAAGGCCGGCGCCCACGTCCTCTTCCGCGAAGAACGCTGA